The Engraulis encrasicolus isolate BLACKSEA-1 chromosome 4, IST_EnEncr_1.0, whole genome shotgun sequence genome includes a window with the following:
- the LOC134447216 gene encoding UDP-glucuronosyltransferase 2A1-like, with protein sequence MRNVIVFILLSSAGILKSLHFFIRTLPRPAQLPVRADVCRIYMKMHLFTTTALLLSAFLSLSSGGKVLVFPLDGSHWVNMKVIIEELHSRGHDITVVRPSDSWYIKEDSPYYTALTLPAAGGFDEEFFVSLVSNLIKIRREQKFFLSRVMFELELMDKFSKLHEQVVVMLTTLFEDEALMKSLMDAKFDVVLTDPGIGGGVFIARRLNLPMVFNVRWTVHGEGHYAIAPSPLSYVPYPGAELTDKMSFFQRVQNVLVYMVSLYQISSIVAPYYSPFAKRYFGPDVDYFSLFQDADIWLMRNDFTFEFPRPTMPNVVYMSGFQCKPAKALPVDLEEFVQSSGEHGVIIMSLGTLVADLPSDITEEIAAAFAQLPQKVIWRHQGPKPSTLGNNTLLVDWMPQNDLLGHPKIKVFVAHGGTNGVQEAIYHGIPIVGLPLVFDQPDNLSKMVAKGTAKVVDIATMDRAVFAEALREVLHEPSYRENMQQLSRIHHDQPMKPLDRAIFWIEFVMRNGGAPHLRTQSFRMSWIVYNSVDVILTLMTALLLFLLLVFMIIKKCLSVLVKKKVKSE encoded by the exons ATGAGGAATGTTATAGTTTTCATCCTGCTCAGTTCAGCCGGAATTCTGAAGTCTCTCCACTTCTTCATAAGAACTCTCCCAAGACCTGCACAACTTCCAGTTAGAGCGGACGTGTGTAGG ATATACATGAAGATGCATCTCTTCACCACGACGGCGTTGCTGCTGTCTGCTTTTCTGTCCTTGAGCTCAGGGGGCAAAGTGCTGGTCTTCCCCCTCGACGGCAGCCACTGGGTGAACATGAAGGTCATCATTGAGGAGCTGCACTCCCGAGGACATGACATCACCGTAGTGAGACCTTCAGACAGCTGGTACATCAAAGAGGACTCTCCTTACTACACTGCCCTAACTCTTCCTGCCGCTGGAGGATTTGATGAGGAGTTTTTTGTCTCTCTTGTCAGCAACCTGATCAAGATCCGGAGAGAACAGAAGTTCTTCTTGAGTCGTGTGATGTTCGAATTGGAATTGATGGATAAATTTTCAAAGTTGCATGAGCAAGTGGTTGTGATGTTGACAACACTGTTTGAAGACGAGGCTCTCATGAAATCTCTGATGGATGCCAAGTTTGATGTTGTTTTGACTGATCCAGGTATTGGAGGAGGAGTCTTCATAGCTCGACGTCTTAATCTGCCAATGGTGTTTAATGTCAGGTGGACAGTACATGGAGAGGGCCACTATGCCAttgctccctcccctctctcctacgTCCCATACCCAGGTGCTGAGCTAACAGACAAGATGTCCTTCTTTCAGAGAGTTCAAAATGTTCTTGTATACATGGTCAGCTTATATCAGATTTCCAGCATTGTTGCACCCTACTATTCACCATTTGCAAAACGCTACTTTGGTCCTGATGTCGACTACTTCTCCCTGTTCCAGGATGCCGACATCTGGCTCATGAGGAATGACTTCACCTTCGAGTTCCCACGCCCGACTATGCCCAATGTGGTGTACATGAGTGGGTTTCAGTGCAAACCTGCTAAGGCACTTCCTGTTGACCTGGAAGAGTTTGTCCAAAGTTCAGGGGAACATGGAGTCATCATCATGTCCTTGGGAACTCTGGTTGCAGATCTTCCGAGTGACATTACCGAGGAGATAGCTGCTGCTTTTGCACAGCTTCCCCAAAAGGTCATTTGGAGACACCAAGGGCCCAAACCATCCACTCTTGGCAATAATACCTTACTGGTGGACTGGATGCCCCAAAATGACCTGCTGGGCCACCCAAAGATCAAAGTGTTTGTAGCTCATGGAGGCACCAATGGTGTCCAGGAGGCCATCTACCACGGTATTCCAATAGTTGGCTTGCCTTTGGTTTTTGATCAACCTGACAATCTATCCAAGATGGTAGCGAAAGGAACAGCAAAGGTGGTGGACATTGCTACCATGGACAGAGCAGTGTTTGCAGAGGCGCTAAGGGAGGTGCTGCATGAACCATCCTACAGGGAGAACATGCAGCAGCTCTCCAGGATCCACCATGACCAGCCCATGAAGCCTCTGGACCGTGCCATCTTCTGGATCGAGTTTGTGATGAGGAACGGAGGCGCTCCTCACCTTCGCACACAGTCCTTCAGGATGTCCTGGATTGTTTACAATTCTGTAGACGTAATACTGACACTGATGACTGCTTTGCTCCTCTTCCTACTGCTTGTCTTCATGATCATCAAAAAATGCCTCTCAGTCTTAGTTAAGAAGAAAGTGAAATCCGAATAA